Proteins encoded within one genomic window of Legionella sp. PC997:
- a CDS encoding S9 family peptidase has translation MLSVRGWSAQRLPLLSDYMRIKTVAEPDMSPDGKWIVYTVEENVNATSAIRNIWLVSYDAKVSKQLTHNKTASNYLPKWSPNGQWIAFLSDSDDSLRLLSRKSGQIIRLTNNQYEVSEFTWAPDSQSIAFIASDPQKKSSKNKPIIITRFLFKKDSEGYLGDKRTHLYRIALQSKQIELLTPGPYDEWAPAWSPNGDYIAFVSKRGMEPDRNYNSDVYVISSKSGSKAIQLTRFPGAGMDPDWESIPSWSPDNSQITYLSFNNKSPIYAPTQLAVVKLTSHQERIIAPLDRWFTKPKWSEDGKKIYALIETSRNTHLSEVDVHTGKVKTLTQGEQVDSEFSVAKEHIVVVSSDDQHPPELYAVENSLRPLTHHNQKLLDEVIFRPVENIQFKSADGTLIDGLLLKPANYKPGTQFPALLNLHGGPVYQFSHEFNFDWQWLAAQGYTIIAPNPRGSSGKGFDFSNAINADWGNLDVKDVLASVDYAIEKGIVDPHKLAVGGWSYGGMLTDYVIASTDRFKAAVSGAGTGNILGNYGVDQYTLDYESELGKPWLNTQIYMKLSYPLMKANKIKTPTLFMCASLDFNMPCIGSEQLYQALRSQNIPTELIIYPEQYHSLDRPDFQIDRLQRFKDWMDFYLKKTN, from the coding sequence ATGTTGAGTGTAAGGGGGTGGTCCGCACAAAGATTGCCACTTTTAAGTGATTATATGCGGATAAAAACTGTCGCTGAGCCCGATATGTCGCCAGATGGAAAATGGATAGTTTATACAGTAGAAGAAAATGTCAATGCAACAAGTGCAATAAGAAATATCTGGTTAGTATCTTACGATGCCAAGGTCTCCAAACAACTGACTCATAATAAGACAGCCAGTAATTATCTACCTAAATGGAGCCCTAATGGCCAATGGATTGCTTTTTTATCCGATAGTGATGATAGTCTTAGATTATTGAGTAGAAAAAGTGGGCAAATTATCCGATTAACTAATAACCAGTACGAGGTAAGTGAGTTTACTTGGGCACCGGACTCTCAAAGCATCGCTTTTATTGCCAGCGATCCTCAAAAAAAATCTTCTAAAAACAAACCTATAATCATTACACGATTTTTATTTAAAAAAGACTCTGAAGGTTATCTTGGCGACAAAAGAACGCATCTTTATCGTATCGCACTTCAAAGTAAACAAATTGAGTTATTAACTCCGGGACCATATGATGAATGGGCTCCAGCTTGGTCACCCAATGGAGACTATATTGCATTTGTCTCTAAAAGAGGGATGGAACCGGATAGGAATTATAACTCAGATGTATATGTGATAAGTAGTAAATCTGGAAGTAAGGCGATACAGTTAACTCGTTTTCCTGGAGCTGGCATGGATCCCGATTGGGAATCTATTCCCTCCTGGAGCCCGGATAATTCTCAAATTACCTACCTAAGCTTTAATAATAAATCACCTATCTATGCGCCAACACAACTAGCGGTTGTTAAATTAACCAGTCATCAAGAACGAATTATTGCCCCTCTTGACCGATGGTTTACAAAGCCGAAATGGTCTGAGGATGGTAAAAAAATTTATGCGCTAATTGAAACAAGCAGAAATACCCATCTTAGTGAGGTTGATGTGCATACAGGTAAGGTCAAAACATTAACTCAAGGAGAACAAGTTGATAGTGAATTTTCAGTAGCGAAGGAACATATTGTAGTTGTCTCTTCGGATGATCAACATCCACCAGAACTCTATGCAGTAGAAAATTCATTAAGACCCTTGACTCACCATAATCAAAAACTTTTGGATGAGGTTATATTTCGCCCTGTAGAAAATATCCAGTTTAAAAGTGCTGATGGCACGTTGATCGATGGTTTATTGCTGAAACCTGCAAATTATAAACCTGGGACACAATTTCCCGCGCTTTTAAATTTACATGGTGGCCCCGTTTATCAATTCAGTCATGAGTTTAATTTTGACTGGCAGTGGCTTGCTGCTCAAGGCTATACGATCATAGCACCTAATCCACGGGGTAGTTCCGGAAAGGGATTTGATTTTTCTAATGCGATTAACGCAGATTGGGGTAATCTGGATGTTAAAGATGTTCTTGCTTCAGTGGATTATGCAATTGAGAAGGGTATTGTCGACCCCCATAAACTAGCTGTGGGAGGCTGGAGCTATGGCGGCATGCTTACGGATTATGTGATTGCCAGCACTGACCGTTTTAAAGCGGCGGTAAGTGGAGCAGGGACCGGCAATATTTTGGGCAACTATGGCGTAGACCAATATACTTTAGATTATGAATCAGAGTTAGGTAAACCCTGGTTAAACACTCAAATTTATATGAAACTGAGTTATCCGTTAATGAAGGCCAATAAAATTAAAACACCTACTTTGTTTATGTGTGCTAGTTTGGATTTTAATATGCCATGCATCGGATCGGAACAGTTATATCAGGCATTAAGATCACAAAACATACCCACCGAATTAATAATATATCCTGAACAATATCATTCTCTTGATAGACCCGATTTTCAAATCGATCGTTTACAACGATTTAAAGACTGGATGGATTTTTATCTTAAAAAAACCAATTAA
- a CDS encoding adenylate/guanylate cyclase domain-containing protein, translating to MDNEKCNILYVDDEAHNLTAFVATFRRHFNVYTATSGREGMDIMRHNNIQIVITDQRMPEMTGVQFLESIIPEYPHTIRMILTGFTDVEAIIKAINTGRVFRYITKPWDPVDLKINIDTGLKMLNLEKERLSLVEKLNQEVLYQKRIMELFQKYVPKNIVDEILNSQGEESLIRGEYRIVSAMFADIRQFTSISDKLGPVKSVELLNAFFELMTHKIRDHHGSVNKLIGDGILALFGAPVSHIDNQLNAVLSGLAMIDALGEFNEKYRDAIGQEIAIGIGINTGEVIAGNVGTSEHMEYTVIGDTVNTASRIEELTKNKPNTLLISESTYRPIANEILVEELGPQVIRGKLEKVKLYRVLGKKK from the coding sequence ATGGATAATGAAAAATGTAATATCCTGTATGTTGATGACGAAGCGCATAATCTTACCGCATTTGTCGCGACATTTCGCCGTCATTTTAATGTGTATACTGCTACTTCAGGACGGGAAGGTATGGATATTATGCGTCATAATAATATTCAGATTGTTATTACGGACCAAAGAATGCCCGAAATGACCGGCGTTCAATTTTTAGAGTCCATTATTCCTGAGTATCCTCATACAATTCGCATGATTTTAACGGGTTTTACTGATGTTGAAGCAATTATTAAAGCCATCAATACGGGACGAGTTTTTCGTTATATAACTAAGCCATGGGATCCTGTTGATTTAAAGATCAATATCGATACAGGTTTAAAGATGTTAAATCTTGAAAAAGAGCGTTTGTCTTTGGTTGAAAAACTGAACCAAGAAGTATTATATCAAAAACGAATTATGGAGTTATTTCAAAAATACGTGCCTAAAAATATAGTCGATGAAATTTTAAATTCTCAGGGAGAAGAATCTCTGATCCGCGGTGAATATCGTATAGTTTCAGCCATGTTTGCAGACATACGCCAATTTACTTCTATATCAGATAAATTAGGGCCAGTTAAATCTGTGGAACTACTCAATGCTTTTTTTGAATTAATGACGCATAAAATTCGCGATCATCATGGCAGCGTAAATAAATTAATTGGTGACGGAATATTGGCTTTATTCGGTGCACCTGTTTCGCATATTGATAATCAATTAAATGCTGTACTTTCCGGGTTAGCAATGATTGACGCACTGGGTGAATTTAATGAAAAATACCGTGATGCAATTGGCCAAGAAATTGCTATAGGAATTGGCATTAATACAGGAGAGGTAATCGCAGGGAATGTAGGCACTAGTGAACATATGGAATATACAGTTATTGGCGACACGGTCAATACAGCATCGCGAATAGAAGAGCTTACCAAAAATAAACCTAATACTTTATTGATTAGTGAAAGTACCTATAGACCTATTGCTAATGAAATTTTGGTTGAAGAATTAGGGCCCCAAGTAATCCGAGGCAAACTAGAAAAAGTCAAACTTTACAGAGTACTTGGAAAGAAAAAATGA
- a CDS encoding MASE1 domain-containing protein has product MNWDSLKTWQFWYQNLIIVLLYTIGGVISNIWMVPNTLVTPLWLPSGAALAMVLWCGKNVFFGIVISEIIVTGTLGNLISWQNWIASTLIGIGAGLQAIWGAQFIQHYTRTKTPFYTVRDVLIFTFGGDFLISLTSCTIGITSLVLFDLIKPDFMINNWFIWWIGDVVGIIVITPLIMTWYHSKPTFNLKQFLEYTCLITLLCGAISMIYMLHYPLAYILLPFCVWSAVRFSLRLAVITAFLISISVLWLEIHGYQEFNFMNISTSLIFLQAFVAVIFFTTLILSAVINERKKAQEELLQANIKLESRVEQRTRDLNKKNMQLNKTLETLKQAETQLIQAEKMSSLGVLTAGIAHEINNPVNFISANIGPLKNDIDDIMKLLNKYEEINPEIPIKEKLLEITKYSKEIDLALTLQETHNLLDGIEEGARRTASIVKDLRTFSRLDEGDLKKTNIHENIDSTLTLLHNQFRDRIIINKNYGDIPEIECFPGKINQVFMNILTNAAHAIPEQGEITITTSKKKNHILISIRDTGVGMTKETMAKIFEPFFTTKPVGKGTGLGLSISYSIIHEHHGTISIKSVLGKGSEFKITLPIKYIK; this is encoded by the coding sequence ATGAACTGGGACTCTCTAAAAACATGGCAATTCTGGTACCAAAACCTAATTATAGTTTTGCTTTATACCATAGGAGGGGTAATAAGTAATATTTGGATGGTCCCTAATACCTTAGTTACCCCTCTTTGGCTTCCATCAGGTGCCGCATTGGCTATGGTGCTGTGGTGCGGAAAGAATGTTTTCTTCGGAATCGTTATTTCTGAAATAATAGTCACTGGGACATTAGGTAATCTGATTTCTTGGCAAAATTGGATTGCATCCACCTTGATTGGAATTGGAGCGGGACTACAAGCAATTTGGGGGGCTCAATTTATTCAACACTATACTCGCACCAAAACACCATTCTATACAGTCAGAGATGTTTTAATTTTTACATTCGGAGGTGATTTTCTTATATCTCTTACGAGTTGCACTATAGGTATTACATCGCTCGTGTTATTTGATTTAATTAAACCTGATTTTATGATTAACAATTGGTTTATTTGGTGGATAGGGGATGTGGTAGGCATTATCGTTATAACCCCTCTTATTATGACTTGGTATCATAGTAAACCTACGTTCAATTTGAAGCAATTTCTTGAATATACTTGCTTAATCACCCTATTATGTGGCGCAATTAGCATGATCTATATGCTGCATTATCCTCTAGCTTATATTTTACTACCCTTTTGTGTATGGTCAGCCGTGCGTTTTAGTCTTCGATTGGCAGTCATTACTGCATTTTTAATCTCAATTTCGGTACTCTGGCTGGAGATCCACGGTTATCAAGAATTTAATTTCATGAACATTTCAACCAGTTTAATATTTTTACAGGCTTTTGTTGCAGTCATTTTTTTTACTACACTAATCTTGTCTGCAGTAATTAACGAACGAAAAAAAGCGCAAGAAGAATTACTGCAAGCAAATATCAAGCTCGAATCCCGGGTGGAACAACGTACACGGGATCTTAATAAAAAGAATATGCAACTCAATAAGACATTAGAAACGTTAAAACAGGCTGAGACTCAATTAATTCAAGCAGAAAAAATGTCTTCTTTAGGAGTATTAACCGCAGGAATCGCGCATGAAATTAACAATCCAGTTAATTTTATCTCTGCCAATATTGGCCCATTAAAAAATGATATTGACGATATTATGAAGCTGTTAAATAAGTACGAGGAAATTAACCCTGAAATACCAATAAAAGAAAAACTGCTCGAAATTACAAAATACAGCAAAGAAATAGACTTGGCTCTTACGCTCCAAGAAACGCATAATTTACTTGATGGTATTGAAGAGGGTGCAAGACGCACCGCGAGTATTGTAAAAGATTTACGTACTTTTTCGCGGCTTGATGAGGGGGATCTGAAAAAAACCAATATCCATGAGAATATCGATTCCACCTTAACTTTATTACACAATCAATTTCGTGATCGAATTATCATTAATAAAAACTATGGGGATATTCCTGAGATCGAATGTTTTCCGGGAAAAATCAATCAAGTATTTATGAATATTCTCACCAATGCAGCACATGCAATTCCTGAACAGGGAGAAATTACTATTACAACCTCTAAGAAAAAGAATCATATTTTAATTAGTATCCGTGATACAGGTGTAGGTATGACTAAAGAGACAATGGCTAAGATTTTTGAGCCCTTTTTTACCACCAAACCCGTTGGAAAAGGGACTGGTTTAGGTTTGTCTATTTCTTATAGTATTATTCACGAACATCACGGAACCATTTCAATAAAGAGTGTTTTAGGAAAAGGAAGTGAATTTAAAATCACTCTGCCTATTAAATACATCAAATAA